DNA from Rubripirellula lacrimiformis:
GCACGTGCTTCATCGCGGACAGCGTTTCTTTACTGACATGGTGCTCGATCCCCTCGGTATCGATCGCCGCTGCCCGTTCGCTGATCCCCAGCTTACGCAAGAAACGTTCGACAATTTCGTGACGTTGTCTCGATTGCGTTGCCAAGCGTTTGCCTTTCGCTGTCAGTTCGATCGGCTGGTAAGGCTTGGTCAGCACAAATCCATCTCGCTGCAGTCGACCAACGGT
Protein-coding regions in this window:
- the mntR gene encoding manganese-binding transcriptional regulator MntR — translated: MSAPNYQRIRSDHASEVAEDYVEAIADAIDRSGQCRAIDLVHHFDVTHATVSNTVGRLQRDGFVLTKPYQPIELTAKGKRLATQSRQRHEIVERFLRKLGISERAAAIDTEGIEHHVSKETLSAMKHVLEHGWPQE